In one Sphingobacterium daejeonense genomic region, the following are encoded:
- a CDS encoding IPExxxVDY family protein, producing the protein MSKITFKLETDFDLELDFILIGISSVLRDYRLCHFINKHTGLQFVYGKEDYLDHNGNTKEKPKDELDYHIIYESKKNKPSIQNHFNIFRYHNPTFEFEFYLLSNRSVEGAALIPEISSFDYFLLVKHYIDDEDLDALLENIKSIPEVLLVKEIDPTILKSKENLIF; encoded by the coding sequence TTGAGCAAAATCACCTTTAAACTCGAAACTGACTTTGACCTTGAACTGGATTTTATCCTTATTGGGATTAGTTCTGTGCTCAGAGATTACAGACTCTGCCATTTCATCAATAAACATACAGGACTGCAGTTTGTCTATGGAAAGGAAGACTATCTCGACCACAATGGCAATACCAAAGAAAAGCCAAAGGACGAACTTGATTATCATATTATTTACGAATCAAAAAAAAATAAACCCTCCATTCAAAATCATTTTAATATTTTCAGATATCATAACCCAACCTTCGAATTTGAATTCTATTTGCTGAGCAATAGATCCGTTGAAGGGGCCGCTTTAATACCTGAAATAAGCAGTTTTGATTATTTTTTATTGGTTAAACATTATATTGACGACGAAGACTTAGATGCACTTTTGGAAAACATAAAGTCTATTCCAGAAGTATTGTTAGTAAAAGAAATAGATCCAACAATATTGAAATCTAAAGAAAATCTGATATTTTAG
- a CDS encoding acyl carrier protein, producing MSDIASRVKAIIVEKLGVDENEVTPEASFTNDLGADSLDTVELIMEFEKEFNVAIPDDQAENISTVGQAIAYLEKNVN from the coding sequence ATGTCAGATATCGCATCAAGAGTAAAAGCAATTATCGTAGAAAAGTTAGGTGTGGACGAAAATGAAGTAACACCTGAGGCTTCTTTCACGAATGATTTAGGTGCAGACTCACTTGATACAGTTGAGTTGATCATGGAATTCGAGAAAGAATTCAACGTTGCAATTCCTGATGACCAAGCTGAAAACATCAGTACTGTAGGTCAAGCAATCGCTTACTTAGAAAAAAACGTTAACTAA
- the fabF gene encoding beta-ketoacyl-ACP synthase II: MELKRVVVTGLGALTPIGNTVAEYWDGLVNGVSGAAPITHFDASKFKTQFACEVKGFDPHVYMDRKEARKMDPFVQYAIASTDEAIKDAGLDFDNLDRTRIGVIWGSGIGGLTTFTEEVAQFSKGDGTPRFNPFFIPKMLIDLAPGHISMRHGLQGPNFSSVSACASATNAMIDAFTYIRSGRSDVIITGGSEATINEAGIGGFNAMHALSTRNDDPKTASRPFDKDRDGFVSGEGSGAIVLESLEHALARGAKIYAEVVGGGMSADAYHITASHPEGLGAKLAMTMAIKDAGMDFSDIDYINVHGTSTPVGDVSETKAIVDLFGEHAYKLNISSTKSMTGHLLGAAGAVEAIASILAVKNDIVPPTINHFTDDPEIDSKLNFTFNTAQKRVVNAALSNTFGFGGHNATIIVKKYNG, from the coding sequence ATGGAGCTTAAGAGAGTAGTTGTAACAGGATTAGGCGCACTTACACCGATCGGAAATACCGTTGCAGAATACTGGGACGGATTGGTCAACGGTGTAAGTGGAGCCGCTCCTATCACGCATTTTGATGCGTCAAAATTCAAGACACAATTTGCCTGCGAGGTAAAAGGTTTTGATCCACACGTGTATATGGACCGCAAAGAGGCTCGTAAAATGGACCCCTTTGTGCAATACGCCATTGCATCAACAGACGAAGCCATTAAAGACGCAGGACTAGATTTTGATAATTTAGACAGAACCCGAATCGGAGTAATTTGGGGTTCTGGAATCGGTGGTTTGACCACATTCACGGAGGAAGTTGCACAATTTTCTAAAGGTGATGGTACTCCTCGATTCAATCCGTTCTTTATTCCTAAGATGCTTATTGACTTGGCCCCTGGCCATATTTCAATGCGTCACGGATTACAAGGTCCAAACTTCTCATCAGTATCAGCTTGTGCATCTGCAACAAATGCAATGATAGATGCATTCACCTACATTCGTTCAGGTAGATCAGATGTTATCATTACCGGTGGTTCCGAAGCTACTATCAATGAAGCCGGAATCGGAGGATTCAATGCTATGCATGCCCTGTCTACAAGAAACGATGACCCGAAAACTGCATCGCGCCCTTTCGATAAAGATCGTGACGGCTTCGTGTCAGGTGAAGGATCTGGTGCAATTGTTTTGGAAAGCCTAGAACATGCTCTTGCGCGTGGTGCCAAAATCTATGCTGAGGTAGTAGGTGGGGGTATGAGTGCTGATGCATATCATATCACAGCTTCTCACCCTGAAGGATTAGGAGCAAAATTGGCTATGACAATGGCTATTAAAGACGCTGGAATGGATTTCTCAGACATTGATTACATCAATGTACATGGAACATCAACTCCAGTAGGAGATGTAAGTGAAACTAAAGCTATCGTTGACCTTTTTGGTGAACATGCATACAAACTAAATATCAGTTCTACTAAATCCATGACTGGTCACCTTCTAGGTGCTGCTGGTGCAGTAGAAGCAATTGCCTCCATATTGGCAGTTAAAAATGATATTGTTCCTCCAACGATCAATCATTTCACAGATGACCCTGAAATTGACAGTAAATTGAACTTTACGTTCAATACTGCGCAAAAAAGAGTTGTTAATGCAGCATTGAGTAACACCTTCGGTTTTGGTGGCCACAATGCAACTATAATTGTGAAAAAGTATAATGGTTAA
- the rnc gene encoding ribonuclease III, with amino-acid sequence MPITQVYNLYLSPNRTYVRKLKNLLGFVPGNVRLYQMAFRHKSVAVLIKDGVKNSNERLEFLGDAVLGSVVAELLFKLYPYKDEGFLTEMRSKIVSRANLNQLSRKLGFNEMIEFDARMISYPNKQGSLLGDAFEALVGAVYLDKGYTFTREFLLTRIIKPHVDIQTLEVTETNFKSRLIEWCQHNNKEISFVQVENPEGESNKMFSVVAVVDGEECGLGRDFNKKSAEKIAAERACEYLKIFEE; translated from the coding sequence ATGCCTATCACACAGGTTTATAATCTTTATCTGTCACCAAATCGTACTTATGTTCGAAAACTAAAGAACTTACTTGGTTTCGTGCCGGGTAATGTGCGCCTTTATCAAATGGCTTTCAGACATAAATCGGTCGCTGTACTCATCAAAGATGGTGTAAAAAACAGCAACGAAAGACTCGAATTTCTGGGTGATGCGGTTTTGGGATCTGTAGTGGCTGAATTACTTTTCAAACTTTATCCATACAAGGATGAAGGCTTCTTGACAGAAATGCGATCAAAGATCGTTTCTCGAGCAAACCTAAATCAACTTTCCCGAAAATTAGGATTCAATGAAATGATCGAATTCGACGCTAGAATGATCAGTTATCCTAACAAACAAGGATCTCTTCTTGGTGATGCATTCGAAGCATTGGTAGGAGCAGTATATTTAGATAAAGGATATACTTTTACTAGGGAGTTTTTGTTGACCAGAATCATCAAGCCACATGTTGATATTCAAACCTTGGAAGTAACTGAAACTAATTTCAAAAGTAGATTGATTGAATGGTGTCAGCACAATAACAAAGAAATTAGCTTTGTGCAAGTTGAAAACCCAGAAGGTGAATCTAATAAAATGTTCTCCGTAGTAGCTGTCGTTGATGGTGAAGAATGTGGACTTGGCCGCGACTTCAATAAAAAAAGCGCCGAAAAAATCGCCGCAGAAAGAGCATGTGAATACCTCAAGATTTTCGAAGAATAA